From Arachis stenosperma cultivar V10309 chromosome 2, arast.V10309.gnm1.PFL2, whole genome shotgun sequence, one genomic window encodes:
- the LOC130962696 gene encoding nicotinate phosphoribosyltransferase 1-like yields the protein MGASKYCYIGGFDATSRKTLDEIKDKSLRKKVSKSIFKDFVSLVQAWLSKLQRSKSLRGVFAETNQSELSAFISYALAFPNNFLALVDTYDVIRSGIPNFCAVALALNELGYKVVGIRLDSGDLAYLSCQARKIFWEFAVSGFGKTSITASNDLNGETLDALNKQIEPESQTKLLDATLNLEGVLLAEVPGAGGFDALCCYFERFKQQCDKNLELTQCSCPSG from the exons ATGGGAGCATCAAAATACTGCTATATTGGAGGATTTGATGCAACAAG CAggaag ACCCTTGATGAGATTAAAGACAAATCACTTCGTAAAAAAGTTAGTAAAAGTATATTTAAAGATTTTGTTAGTTTGGTTCAAGCATGGCTAAGCAAACTTCAG CGCTCAAAATCATTGCGGGGTGTTTTTGCTGAGACCAACCAAAGTGAGCTGTCAGCATTCATATCATATGCATTGGCATTTCCTAATAACTTTCTTGCCCTTGTAGACACTTATGAT GTCATACGAAGTGGAATCCCCAACTTCTGTGCAGTTGCATTAGCTCTCAATGAGTTAGG ATACAAAGTAGTTGGCATTAGACTGGACTCTGGTGACCTTGCCTATTTGTCTTGTCAAGCCAGGAAGATCTTTTGGGAATTCGCGGTGTCTGGCTTTGGGAAGACTAGTATTACAGCTAGTAATGATCTTAATGGGGAAACTTTAGATGCTTTAAATAAACAG ATTGAACCAGAATCACAAACAAAACTTTTAGATGCTACACTGAACTTGGAAGGAGTGTTGTTGGCTGAAGTTCCAGGAGCAGGAGGATTTGATGCTCTTTGCTGTTACTTTGAGAGATTCAAGCAGCAATGTGACAAAAACCTGGAGCTCACTCAATGTTCTTGCCCTTCTGGTTAA